From a single Oreochromis niloticus isolate F11D_XX linkage group LG3, O_niloticus_UMD_NMBU, whole genome shotgun sequence genomic region:
- the LOC112846035 gene encoding uncharacterized protein LOC112846035 → MEKALPVQLLEMLKKLGEEELKLFHFYLQYEPGGDFTKIYKSLLENADRLKTVEVMVQAYSDHVIEVARSILKKMNAESPSAQEVSSCLSEEALQCCRLKFKSNLVEQFQCVFEGIAKAGNPTFLNEIYTELYITEGGTAEVNDEHEVRQIETASRKPDRPETTIRQEDIFKASSGRNKPIRTSSILRELDLCNTNLQDSGVKLLSVAVESPQCNLETLRSRIKAFHR, encoded by the exons ATGGAGAAGGCCTTACCAGTGCAGCTGCTTGAAATGTTGAAGAAATTGGGAGAGGAGGAGCTGAAGCTTTTCCACTTTTACCTGCAGTATGAACCTGGAGGTGACTTCACCAAAATCTATAAGAGCCTGCTGGAGAACGCAGACAGACTGAAAACGGTCGAAGTGATGGTGCAGGCATATTCAGACCACGTGATAGAGGTGGCAAGGTCGATTTTAAAGAAGATGAATGCAG AAAGTCCGTCAGCCCAGGAAGTTTCATCGTGTTTATCAGAAG AGGCTCTTCAATGCTGTCGGCTTAAATTCAAGTCTAACCTGGTAGAgcagttccagtgtgtgtttgaggggatcgctaaagcaggaaacccaaccttTCTGAATGAGATCTACAcggagctctacatcacagagggagggactgcagaggtcaatgatgaacatgaggtcagacagattgaaacagcatccaggaaaccagacagaccagaaacaacaatcagacaagaagacatctttaaagcgtCATCTGGAAGAAataaaccaatcagaaca TCCTCTattctgagagagctggacctgtgTAACaccaacctgcaggattcaggagtcaAGCTTCTGTCTGTTGCAGTGGAGAGTCCACAATGTAACCTTGAAACTCTCAGGTCAAGAATCAAAGCTTTCCACAGATga